Sequence from the Cumulibacter manganitolerans genome:
TCGCCGGGCATGAGGACGTAGGGTGCGATCTGGCCGGGCTCTGCCCCGATGTGAATGCTCATGCGCTCACCCTAGAGGGCGGCCGCCGCGGCTATTTCTGGTAGTCGCAGATGTCCTCGTACTCGTTCTCGAACCCCTTCAGGACACCGGCCACCGAGGCGCTGCCCGAGCCGTCGATGTCGCAGATGCGGTAGCCGTCGCCGTCGTCCAGCAGCCGCACCGTCAGCGTGGCGTCGTCGGTGATGCCCTCGGGCGGGTCGTCCAGCTCCCACGCGACCGCGGCGATCCGCACGCCGTCCACCGCCGCGGTCGTCGACTCGGTGGCGCTGCCCTCGGCGAAGTGCAGGCCGTCGGGTACCGGCTCGCCATCGACGATCATCTCGATGTCCTCGAGGATGTCGCCGCGGCCGCGGTCCTTCATGGCGCCCTCGTCCTTCTCGTCGACGGCGGCGAAGAACTCGGCGGTGACCTGCTCCGCCGCCGAGGCGCCGCCGGTTGTCGCGGCGGCGCCGGTGCCGCTCACCCGCGCGGGCGAGCGGAGCAGGAGGAGCACCGTGAGGCCGACGGCGAGCGCCAGGACCGCCAGCGCGGCGATCCCGAGCGGCGCGCGCGACCGCGCCGCGGAGGCGGGGCGCGCGCCGTACGAGGCGCCGTACGGCGTCCCGTAGCTACTGGGCGGGACCGGGCCCGGCACGCGCGGGGCGGGCGGCGGGTAGCTCACCTCGTACCGCACCTCCGGGCGCGGATCGTGCGGGAAGCGCGGCTGGCTCATGGCGGCCTCCGGTCGGGCTGGACGGGCTCGGGGCTGTCCTCAGACGCTCGGGACCCTGCCGCGGATCCACTCCACGATCTGCTCGATGCCCGGCCGGTACCCGTCGCTGGTGTCGACCTCGAGCGTCGGGACGTCGAGATCCAGCGGCTCGTACAACCCGTCGTCGAGCTCGTCCTTGAGCTCGTCGGCTCCGTCCGCGCCCTCGTGCACGGGGTGCCGGTCGCCGTCGTCGTCCCGGTCCTCATACCGGTCGACCAGCTCCTCCGGCGGCGCCGCGCAGTGCAGCTGCAGCGGCTCGCAGAGCGGGATCAGCCGGCCGATGTCGGCCTCGGAGATCCCGTGGTTGAAGTTGGCCTCGATGACGATCGCGTTGCCCGATTCGAGCGTCTTGCGCGCCGTGAGGTACATCAGCCGCATCGAGGTCTCGCCGAGGTGCCGGGTGACCTTGCGGGCCACCGCACCGATGCTGTCGTAGAGCTCCTCCTTGATCGCGTCCTTGGAGATGATCGGGATGGCCAGCGCCTCCGCGACCTTCTCGCCGAGGGTCGTCTTGCCGGATGCCGGCGGCCCGTTGACGACGAGCAGCAGTGGTTTGTCGGTCATGCCTACAGACCTTGCCAGGTTCGGCGGCCGGATGCTCAGTCCCGGTCGCGCCGGTTGCGGGTCACCGCGTTGCGCGCTTCGAGCTGCTCGTCCGGCGGGTACTCCACACCGGTCAGGGTGAGACCACCGGGCGGCGCGACCGTGATCTCGCTGGAGCGCTCCGCGAGCGCCAGCAGGCCGGCGGGCCAGCCGATCGGCCGGCGGCCCTCGCCCACGGCGATCAGCGCGCCGACGAGCGAGCGCACCATCGAGTGGCAGAAGGCGTCCGCGACGACGTCCGCCCGGATCACCCCGTCCGGCTCGCGCGCCCAGTCGAGCCGGTGCAGGGTGCGGATCGTGGTGGCCTCCGGGCGCCGCTTGCAGTACGCCGCGAAGTCGCGCAGCCCGAGCAGCTCGTCGGAGGCCGCCTGCATCGGCGCGGTGTCCAGCGGCCGCGGCCAGTGCACCACGTCGTGGCGACGCAACGGGTCGATGCCCCACTCGTGGTCGCTGATCCGGTAGGCGTAGCTGCGGGACAGGCCGCTGAAGCGTGCGTCGAAGGAGCCGGTGACGACCCGGTGCGCGCGCACCCGCACGTCCGGCGGCAGGAGCCCGGCCAGCCGGCGGGTCAGCAGGCGCTCGTGCGCGGCATACAGCCCGGCCGGCAGGTCGAGGTGCGCCACCTGGCCGGTGGCGTGCACGCCGGCGTCCGTGCGACCGGCCACCGTGAGGCGCACTGGCTGCCGGAGGATCAGCTGCAGCGTGC
This genomic interval carries:
- a CDS encoding AAA family ATPase; amino-acid sequence: MTDKPLLLVVNGPPASGKTTLGEKVAEALAIPIISKDAIKEELYDSIGAVARKVTRHLGETSMRLMYLTARKTLESGNAIVIEANFNHGISEADIGRLIPLCEPLQLHCAAPPEELVDRYEDRDDDGDRHPVHEGADGADELKDELDDGLYEPLDLDVPTLEVDTSDGYRPGIEQIVEWIRGRVPSV
- the truA gene encoding tRNA pseudouridine(38-40) synthase TruA, with product MTSYPAPPEPATPTRGGGLSLPAGDGVDRLVRVRLDIAYDGTDFSGWAVQPDRRTVCGVLQSTLQLILRQPVRLTVAGRTDAGVHATGQVAHLDLPAGLYAAHERLLTRRLAGLLPPDVRVRAHRVVTGSFDARFSGLSRSYAYRISDHEWGIDPLRRHDVVHWPRPLDTAPMQAASDELLGLRDFAAYCKRRPEATTIRTLHRLDWAREPDGVIRADVVADAFCHSMVRSLVGALIAVGEGRRPIGWPAGLLALAERSSEITVAPPGGLTLTGVEYPPDEQLEARNAVTRNRRDRD